From Chloracidobacterium sp., the proteins below share one genomic window:
- a CDS encoding alpha-amylase family glycosyl hydrolase has translation MLLYEINARLNGRRFAEITDAQLSDYAALGFDALWLMGVWAIGPEGVVMSKRYAPDFVGSPYAISDYQFNPELGDEADFTALRARAHRHGLRLILDFIPNHFARDTPLILTHPEYFMHSNPEWRDEYDEDYYWHPSGRRLAHGKDPHFAGWNDTVQLDYTVAGTRAYMRDTLVRLATLCDGVRCDMAMLVLREQIRRQWYPRLPRELFDRVMPGEFWDDAIAAAKRVNPDFVLIAEAYWDTEMYLLSLGFDYAYDKRLLDCLTASDAPYAVAERLRLVSELFLERTVHFVENHDEERAAARLSPLANRRAAALVCLLPGVPLIHQGQMEGVTEKIPVQRVRPLRRHEPDRELQAYFADLLRVARRPIFREGSYSRAESNIPHVVSFWRAYGTDIELVLIPIGAGPVSLPVTPYLTLPPPAYRVDHRSARLPGMPERPLTVAVYDDCWRLDPEALAAGFEQHPFLRVVFDAQT, from the coding sequence ATGCTGCTGTATGAAATCAACGCCCGACTTAATGGGCGACGCTTTGCTGAAATCACCGACGCCCAGCTCAGCGACTATGCCGCGCTCGGTTTTGATGCGCTGTGGCTGATGGGTGTCTGGGCGATTGGCCCGGAGGGCGTGGTAATGTCGAAGCGTTACGCGCCGGATTTTGTCGGTTCGCCCTACGCGATTAGCGATTACCAATTCAACCCGGAGCTTGGCGACGAAGCGGATTTCACCGCCTTGCGCGCGCGCGCCCACCGGCACGGCTTGCGGCTCATCCTCGACTTTATTCCCAATCACTTTGCCCGCGACACGCCGCTCATCCTGACGCACCCGGAATACTTCATGCACAGCAACCCGGAGTGGCGCGATGAGTACGATGAGGATTACTACTGGCATCCTTCGGGACGGCGGCTGGCGCACGGCAAGGACCCACACTTTGCCGGGTGGAACGACACCGTACAGCTTGATTACACGGTCGCCGGAACGCGCGCCTATATGCGTGACACGCTTGTACGGCTGGCGACGCTGTGCGACGGCGTCCGGTGCGATATGGCGATGTTGGTGCTGCGCGAGCAAATTCGCCGCCAGTGGTATCCACGCCTGCCACGCGAGCTTTTTGACCGCGTCATGCCGGGCGAATTCTGGGACGATGCGATTGCGGCCGCCAAGCGCGTCAATCCTGATTTTGTTCTCATCGCCGAGGCGTACTGGGACACCGAGATGTATCTACTTTCGCTAGGTTTTGATTACGCCTACGACAAGCGGCTGCTTGATTGTCTAACGGCGTCTGACGCGCCCTATGCCGTCGCCGAACGACTTCGTTTGGTATCGGAGCTGTTTCTCGAACGTACGGTGCACTTCGTCGAAAACCATGACGAAGAACGCGCGGCTGCACGTCTGTCGCCGCTTGCCAACCGACGGGCAGCTGCGCTGGTGTGCTTGCTGCCGGGCGTCCCGCTGATTCATCAAGGGCAAATGGAAGGCGTGACGGAAAAAATCCCTGTCCAGCGTGTTCGCCCGCTCAGGCGGCATGAGCCGGATCGGGAGCTTCAAGCGTACTTTGCGGACTTGCTGCGCGTTGCGCGTCGCCCGATCTTCCGAGAGGGCAGCTACAGCCGCGCCGAGTCGAACATCCCGCATGTTGTGAGCTTCTGGCGCGCTTACGGAACGGATATCGAACTGGTGTTGATTCCGATTGGCGCAGGGCCAGTGAGCCTCCCGGTCACACCCTACTTGACATTGCCGCCGCCAGCCTACCGTGTCGATCACCGTTCCGCACGGTTGCCGGGGATGCCGGAACGACCGCTGACCGTGGCGGTGTACGACGATTGCTGGCGGCTTGACCCAGAGGCACTGGCGGCGGGTTTTGAGCAACACCCGTTCCTGCGGGTTGTATTTGACGCGCAGACGTGA
- a CDS encoding methyltransferase domain-containing protein → MTFQGQGRTGTFTCRQCGAAFPLRDGIADFLPNGPPALTFAQLTGQWQTTAFVYERLWRTRALSLLSGEAFPPAREIGLLLDALEPTFTEDGLWLDAACSTGYYGRPIAKRLIELGRTASLVVGIDLSLRMLEEARAYAVREGVVEAMLWLRADMEAVPLGDASVAGIACGGSLNEYRHPRTVLMEGRRVLRPGVGRYFVMNQLDPSPVVRAALSALGGLTFFTRQSLDETFTAAGLRKLTAQDYGKLAFTVLTV, encoded by the coding sequence ATGACCTTCCAAGGCCAAGGTCGCACAGGGACGTTCACCTGCCGTCAGTGCGGCGCGGCGTTTCCGCTCCGGGATGGGATCGCCGATTTTCTGCCGAACGGCCCGCCAGCGCTGACCTTTGCGCAGTTGACTGGTCAGTGGCAAACGACAGCTTTCGTGTACGAGCGTCTGTGGCGGACGCGCGCCCTGTCGCTATTGTCAGGTGAAGCTTTCCCGCCGGCGCGTGAAATCGGTTTGCTGTTAGACGCGCTCGAACCGACGTTCACCGAAGACGGTCTCTGGCTTGACGCGGCGTGCTCAACGGGGTACTACGGACGCCCTATCGCCAAGCGTCTCATCGAACTTGGACGGACGGCATCGCTGGTGGTCGGTATTGACCTCTCGCTGCGTATGCTCGAAGAAGCGCGCGCTTACGCCGTCCGAGAAGGCGTTGTAGAGGCTATGCTCTGGCTGCGCGCCGACATGGAAGCCGTACCACTGGGCGACGCCTCCGTTGCCGGTATTGCTTGCGGCGGTTCGCTTAACGAGTACCGCCATCCGCGCACAGTGCTGATGGAAGGGCGGCGCGTTCTGCGCCCCGGTGTCGGGCGCTACTTCGTCATGAACCAACTTGATCCGTCGCCGGTTGTCCGTGCGGCATTGTCGGCGTTAGGCGGGTTGACGTTTTTCACGCGCCAATCACTTGATGAGACATTCACGGCGGCCGGCTTGCGCAAGCTGACGGCGCAGGATTACGGGAAACTCGCCTTTACGGTACTCACCGTGTAA